The DNA segment CAGACGGCGACCGCGATCAGCGCGCCGAGGCCGAAGATCCAGGCGAACAGGCCCTCACTGACCGGGCCGAGTCCGCCCAGCTCAAGGCCGCCGGGGTTCTCGGTCTCGCTGCTGTTGACCGCGTTCAGGTACGCGATGATGTCCTTCTTGTTCTTCTCCGTCATGGTGGTGTCGGGGAAGGACGGCATGTTCTGCGGGCCGGTCTGCATGGCCTCGTAGATGTGCTTGGGCGCGACGTCCTCGAGGCTCGGCGCGTACTTGCCCTTGGTGAGGGCACCACCCTTGCCGGTGAAGTTGTGGCACTGCGCGCAGTTGGTGCGGAACAGCTCACCACCGCGGGCGATGTCCGCGCCGTCCTTGGAGTACTGCTCCTTGGTCGGCACGTTCGGGCCGGCGCCCAGCGACGCGACGTACGCGGCGAGCTGGTCGATCTGGGCCTGGGTGTAGATCGGCTTCTTGGCCGGGATCTGGGCCATCTGCGAGCTGGAGGCGGGCATCCGGCCGGTGCCGACCTGGAAGTCGACCGCGGCGGCGCCTACGCCGACCAGGCTCGGGCCGTCGGAGGTTCCCTGGCCACCGGTGCCGTGGCAGCTTGCGCAGCCCACCGAGTAGAGCTTCTGGCCCTCCTTGATGGTCAGGGACTGGGAGGTTTCATCGGCCTGCGCCTTGCTCGCGGGCGCGAACGCGGCGTACAGCCCCCCAGTGGCCGCCAGCGCGAGAAGTAGGACGACGACCGCCGCCAGCGGATGGCGTCGTCGTGCGGAGAGCTTTTTCACGGATTACCCCGGTGTCAGGATCTTCTGCGTCGGTGCTTCTGGATGTGCGGGTGGTGCCCGCTACTTGATCAAGTAGATCGTGGCGAAGAGGCCGATCCAGACCACATCGACGAAGTGCCAGTAGTAGGACACGACGATGGCGGCGGTCGCCTGCTCGTGAGTGAACCTCTTGGCCGCGTAGGTGCGGCCGAGGACCAGCAGGAAGGCGATGAGTCCGCCCGTCACGTGCAGGCCGTGGAAGCCGGTGGTCAGGTAGAACACGGAGCCGTAGACGTCGGAGGACAGCGAGATGCCGTCCTTCTTCACCAGTTCCGTGTACTCGAAGATCTGTCCGCCGATGAAGATCGCACCCATCACGAAGGTGACGATGAACCATCCGCGGAGCTTCTTCACGTCCCCGCGCTCGGCGGCGAACACGCCGAGCTGGCAGGTCAGGGAGGAGAGCACCAGGATCGTGGTGTTCGTCGCGGAGAAGGGCACATTCAGCGCGTGCGCCATCTCCTTCCAGTGATCCAGTCCGGTCACCGATCGAGCGGTGAAGTACATCGCGAAGAGGGCCGCGAAGAACATCAGCTCGGAACTCAGCCAAATGATGGTTCCGACGCTGGTGAGGTTCGGCCGGTTGACCGACGGGTGCGCGTGCCCGGTATCTACTGTCGTTGCTGTCGCCACGACCGACATTATGTCGGTCGCTTATCTCGCCCTCACTCCGGGGGTGCCGTTCGGAGTGTCTTCGCCTGTCGTACCGGTGTTGACGTGCTGTCCCAGGGAGTAGCATCCGGCCCACGATGGCCCGTCCGTAAGACGCCGACGTCCCGGAGGAAGCATGCAGCCGACCGCCACTGTGCTGGTGTACAGCGACGACTCCAACACCCGTGAACAGGTACGGCTCGCCACCGGCCGGCGGCCGGCTCCGGACGTGCCGCTGGTGGAGTTCGTCGAATGCGCCACGCCCGAGGCCGTGGTGCGTGAGGTGGACCGGGGCGGCATCGACGTCTGTGTGCTGGACGGCGAGGCGGTGCCCATGGGCGGCATGGGCGTGTGCCGCCAGATCAAGGACGAAGTCTTCGGCGCGCCCCCGGTGTTGCTGCTGATGGGCCGTCCCCAGGACGCCTGGCTGGCGACCTGGAGCCGGGCCGACGCGGCGGTCACGCTGCCGGTCGACCCGATGGAGTTCGCGGAGACCCTGGCCTCCCTGCTGCGCCGCAAGCGCCTCCAGAACGCCTAGAACGGCCCGCTGAGGGGGTGCGGGGACCCGTCCGGCTCCCGCACCCCGGAGCGTCATGCGGCGGCGGGGCGCAGGCGTACGGAGTCCCTGGGCGCCGAACCGTTCTGGGCGGCCCCGCTCAGGGCGCTGCCGGTGCCCCACTTCTTCCAGTCCAGGTTCCAGTCGCCGAAGCCGTTGCCGAAGTCCTCCATGGCGTGGCCGCCGGAGTTGACGACCTTGACGACGTCGCCGGCCCGGACGTGGTCGAAGAACCACTCGGCGTTCCCGGTGCTCATGCCGGTGCAGCCGTGGCTGACGTTGGCGTAGCCCTGGGAGCCCACCGACCAGGGCGCGGCGTGCACGTACTCACCCGACCAGGTGACGCGGGTGGCGTAGTACACCGGCAGGTCGTACGAGTCGGAGCTGCCCTCGGCGATGCCGACGGTGGTGCCGCGCATCCGTACGAAGTACTGCTTCTCCAGGACCACCTTGACGCCGTTCCGGGTCTCGAAGCCGGGCTTGCCGGTGGTGACCGGGATGGTGTTGATCACCTCACCGTTCTTGTAGAACGTGAGCTGGTGGGTGGCGGCGTCGGTGATGGCCTCCACCTTGTCCCCGATGGTGATCTTCAGGTCTTTGCTCTTGCCACCGCGCAGCTGGTCGGTGATCTTGATCCCGTCGAGATTGCTGTGCACCTGGACGGTGGCGTGGGCGGGCCAGTACTCCTTGGGCCGGTAGTGGAGCTCCTTGTCGCTGACCCAGTACCAGGAACCCTGCACGGCCGGTACGGAGTCCACCCGCAGCCCGCTCTCCACCACGGCACGCTGGGCCTTGTCCTTGACGGGCTGGTCGAGGTTGGCGACGACGGGCTGTCCGACGCCGTACTCCCCCGCCTCGGGCCCGAAGGTGACGCCCAGGGTCTTCTTGCTCACCGTCTTGGTGGTGTCGAAGTCCAGGACCTTGCGGCCGGGGGCGCCGTCGTCGTCCTCGGTGCTCACGCGGACCGTGTAATGGGCGTTGGCGGCCAGCGGGGAGGTGCTGTGCCAGCGCCCGCCGTCGGCGGCGAGTTCGCCCGCCACATAGCGCCCTGTGGCGTCCGTGGCGGTGACGTCGGTGATCCGGCCCTCGCCACTCTTGAGGGTGACCTCCAGGGGCTTGTCCGGATCGGCCTGCTTCGCCTTGCCGGTGGGCGCGTTGAAGACGATCTGGTCGGCCGCGTCGTACGGCGTGGACGACAGTGCATTGCCGTCCGAGCCGCAGCCGGTGACGCCCGCGCCGAGGGCGGCGACCAGCATGGCGGAGCTGACCACGGTGCGGGTCCGCGCAGTGTGATTCAT comes from the Streptomyces seoulensis genome and includes:
- a CDS encoding c-type cytochrome: MKKLSARRRHPLAAVVVLLLALAATGGLYAAFAPASKAQADETSQSLTIKEGQKLYSVGCASCHGTGGQGTSDGPSLVGVGAAAVDFQVGTGRMPASSSQMAQIPAKKPIYTQAQIDQLAAYVASLGAGPNVPTKEQYSKDGADIARGGELFRTNCAQCHNFTGKGGALTKGKYAPSLEDVAPKHIYEAMQTGPQNMPSFPDTTMTEKNKKDIIAYLNAVNSSETENPGGLELGGLGPVSEGLFAWIFGLGALIAVAVWVAARTAKAKKS
- a CDS encoding cytochrome c oxidase subunit 3 translates to MSVVATATTVDTGHAHPSVNRPNLTSVGTIIWLSSELMFFAALFAMYFTARSVTGLDHWKEMAHALNVPFSATNTTILVLSSLTCQLGVFAAERGDVKKLRGWFIVTFVMGAIFIGGQIFEYTELVKKDGISLSSDVYGSVFYLTTGFHGLHVTGGLIAFLLVLGRTYAAKRFTHEQATAAIVVSYYWHFVDVVWIGLFATIYLIK
- a CDS encoding response regulator transcription factor; translation: MQPTATVLVYSDDSNTREQVRLATGRRPAPDVPLVEFVECATPEAVVREVDRGGIDVCVLDGEAVPMGGMGVCRQIKDEVFGAPPVLLLMGRPQDAWLATWSRADAAVTLPVDPMEFAETLASLLRRKRLQNA
- a CDS encoding L,D-transpeptidase, encoding MNHTARTRTVVSSAMLVAALGAGVTGCGSDGNALSSTPYDAADQIVFNAPTGKAKQADPDKPLEVTLKSGEGRITDVTATDATGRYVAGELAADGGRWHSTSPLAANAHYTVRVSTEDDDGAPGRKVLDFDTTKTVSKKTLGVTFGPEAGEYGVGQPVVANLDQPVKDKAQRAVVESGLRVDSVPAVQGSWYWVSDKELHYRPKEYWPAHATVQVHSNLDGIKITDQLRGGKSKDLKITIGDKVEAITDAATHQLTFYKNGEVINTIPVTTGKPGFETRNGVKVVLEKQYFVRMRGTTVGIAEGSSDSYDLPVYYATRVTWSGEYVHAAPWSVGSQGYANVSHGCTGMSTGNAEWFFDHVRAGDVVKVVNSGGHAMEDFGNGFGDWNLDWKKWGTGSALSGAAQNGSAPRDSVRLRPAAA